Within the Besnoitia besnoiti strain Bb-Ger1 chromosome Unknown contig00080, whole genome shotgun sequence genome, the region acactttgtagaaaccatgtggatattaatccacattacattctatctctaaatcatataacggtcgtaaggtacgccggggataacaggtcagataatattgggagttctaatcctcggattgtatcagcacctccatgtcggctcattactcccttgttattgaacaagattcagttaggaacgctagttcaccgtcagatgtaatacgtgagctgggttaagaacgtctggagacagtttgttccctatctaccatattatctaattggtttaattttcttacaaacggcttttggtttgattgaattatcgcacccagataactccataccagtgaaccggtttgtaactccgcttcatatcgtacctgaatggtactttttagcatattatgcggtgttaaaagtaatcccatccaaaaccggtggtttgttagtatttatgtcctctctcattaacttagctcttttatctgaaattcgagctttgaatactcgaatgttgatacgacaacattttatgactcgaaatgtagtcagtggatgggtaattatttgggtatacagtatgatcttcttgattattattggtagtgctattccacaagcgacttatatcttatatggtagattagctactatcgtatatcttactaccggattggttctatgcttatactaaatcaatagttataatgactacagcttccaagcaaacatgattaccgtgatattgaaatccaacacttttagctgtcttaagcagtccagtggggtggtggtgtactgcaatcataaagaacttggttgtctgtatctcataaccggagtcatcttcagtattctaggaactataatgtctttgtttattcgatttgagtgaacacataagatcatcgaatttaacggtatgctcctgaaagtaacggtacaagctgtaaacaaaggactccttaacttaaactgaggagtcaagtaggtacaaaccgtacaaggattaattatgtcc harbors:
- a CDS encoding cytochrome b (encoded by transcript BESB_081080); amino-acid sequence: MSAHYSLVIEQDSFVPYLPYYLIGLIFLQTAFGLIELSHPDNSIPVNRFVTPLHIVPEWYFLAYYAVLKVIPSKTGGLLVFMSSLINLALLSEIRALNTRMLIRQHFMTRNVVSGWVIIWVYSMIFLIIIGSAIPQATYILYGRLATIVYLTTGLVLCLY